The sequence CTGGACGTGAAGTCCATGTTCTTCAGCAGGTTGCGGCCAATGAGACCCATGAGTGCTCCTCTTCGTCGCGGCGTCGAGGATCACGCTAGCCAGCCCGTCCTAATTCGCGGTGGCCGTCGGGTGTACTCCGTGTGAACGCTGTGGAATTACCGGTTGCGCCGCAGCAGTGAGGCCCCCAGGCGCCAGCCCAACAGCAGCAGTGCGCTCATTACCCCGGCCACGACGATGAAGGACCAGTGGGGGATCCGGTGGTTGCCGATGCCCCAGATCACCAGCCCAGTCACGAGGGTGGCGGCCCAGATCGTCGCCGCGGAGGAGAGGTCGAACCCGCTGCGTCCGCGTGCCCCGCTGAACCACAGGATGCCCCAGCCCAGCAGCGTTCCGAGCATGAAGGGCCAGGCCGTGTTCAGCCAGCCCAGGACGCTCAGCGGCATCTCGGGGGAGTTGTGCGCGATGCGGGCCATCAGGGCGAAGAGGGCCACAGCGATGAGATCCGCGACCAACGCGACGCCCGGGGCAGGGTGGTGTGCACTGGACCCGGCGGAGCGTTGGGGCCGCGTCCGGTTTTGCGCCTTGGCCGCGGTGCGACTGGTGCCGGCGGTGGGGTGGTGTTGGCTATGGCCGGGGGTGGGGCCCATTGTCATACTCCCTAATTGCTGCTGAGGGTCGTTTTTTCCTTGGGGACGCCACCAACCTCCGCGTTGTCCTCATGCACGCGCGGGGTGGCGAGCTTCGTAGCGAAGAAGACCAGCCAACCAATCGCCACGAGGCCGACGAAGGAGAGCATACGGAAGACGATGACAGCGGCGAATGCCTGGGCGGAGGTCAGCGCGGCGAAGGCCACCAGGGAGCTGGTGAGCGCGAGGTCCACGGGCCCGAGGCCGCCGGGGGTCACCTGGGCTTGCCCCGCGACCTTGGCAGCGATGAAGGACAGCACTACACCCGCGACGGGGGGCTCCCCTCCGATGGACATCACGCAGGCCCATAGGCAGATGATCTCGAAGATCCAATTCCAGAGGGACCAGTTGATAGCCAGGCCCAGGCGGGGTAGAGGCAGGTCCACTGCGGAGAGTTGATCCGCAAAACCGTGCACGGCGGCGGTCCAGCGGTCCTCCGGCCTGCGGCGCCAGCGGTTGATGGCCCGCAACCGGCACAGCAGCCACTGCTCTACGGTCTTGGGGTTGCGTGCACACCAGTTCGTAGCGATGGCTAGCAGAATGAGCACGGCAATAGAGATCGCCAGGGTCACCGGTTTCACCCGCAGCCCCAGGAAATACACCGACCCGAGGGCCAGGATGGCCAAGCCGCCCCCGGATAGCGCACCTGAGATGACCATGTACCAGCTCGCGATTACCGGCGTGGCACCCCACTTAATCTGCTCGCGAAAGATCATCGCGGCGGAGAGTGCGGGCCCACCGGGGAAAGAAGCGGACCAGGCGTTGGCCGCCAGGCCCAACGTGTTCGCCGTCCAGCGGCGAACCTTCACCCCGGCGGAGCGCAGCAGTACCACCATCACCTCCGCCTGTGTGGCCATCGTCAGCGCTTGGGCGATCACTGCGGGAATCAGCCACCGCGGGTCCGCCTGGCGCAATTCCGCCCACCCCTCAGAGATGAAGTGCAGGTGGTTGCGGGCGAAGAAGGCCAGGACGGCGAGGACCGCAAGGGCGAGCGCGATGCGGACGCGACGGCTGCGCAGTGATGGGCGGGTCACTGGTGATGGCGCTCCTCGTCGTAGTCAGGCGCGGGCAAGGCGGCGGGTTCGGGTGCCGGGGGGAGCTCGGGGCGACGCCCCAGCCGCTCCATGAGCTCCTGGAAGGGTACCGCGCCCTCGGTGTGCTCGTGCCGTCCGCCACTGGCGATGGCGACGGGCAGGGTCTCGTTGTGGCCCACCTTTTGGCTGAGGCGGTGGACCCACTGGGGTGCCCACCAGTTGTCTTCCCGCAGGAGGTGCATCACGGCCGGGACTAACAACATGCGAATGATGGTGGCGTCCAGAATAAGGGCAATGACCATCCCGAACGCTATGTATTTCATCATCACAATATTGGAAAAACCGAATGCGCCGCACACCACGATCATGATGAGGGCCGCAGCGGTGATGATGCCGCCAGTGGTCGCCGTGCCGAATCGAATGGACTTATCCGTGCTCAGGCCATGGGCGCGGGCCTCCACCATGCGGGAGACGAGGAAGACCTCGTAGTCCGTGGACAGGCCGAAGATGATCGCCACGATAAGCACCAGCACCGGGCTCATGAGCGGCCCGGCGGTGTACCCGAACAACCCGGAGCCCACCCCATCGACAAACAACAAGGTGAGCATCCCCAAGGTGGCCCCGGCCCCCAGGATGTTCATGATCACGGCCTTCGCCGGGATGATCAGCGAGCCGAAGATGAGGGCCATGAGCACGAAGGACACGGCCACGATGTAGGCGAGCATCCAGGGCAGCTTGTCCACCATGGCCCGCAGGGATTCCACCTCCATGGCCGGGGTGCCCGCGACGAGCACCTGGGTGCCGTCGACACGAATATTCTCCAAGTCGGAGACGACGCGCTCGTAGTCCTTGCGCTCCCCGATGCCGGCGGAAAGCACCGTCACCCCGTCCTTCGTGGGTCGGCTGACCTGGAAGGGGCCCGTAAGGCCGGAGACCTTGTTGGCCTTCTGGTACACCGTGCCCACGGCGCTTTGGCTGCCGGTGATGACCAGCTTGACCGGATCCGTGCGGAACTGGGGGAAGGTCTCGTTGAAGTGCGCCTGGGCCACGCGGGTGGGTTCCTTCGGCGGCAGGTAGGTCTCGTTAATACCGCCGAACTTGATGCCCGCGATGGGCAAGGTCAGCGCAATGAGGCCGGCGACGACGGCGAGGGTGACCAGGCGGGCGTGGCGCATCGCGAAGGTGGGGATCTTGCCCCAGCGGCTGTTCACCACCTCATCCCGGGTGCGCGGGGTGCGCCGCCGCAGGGCCCCCTTGTCGATGTTGGGCCCGAGCAGCGCAAAGATACTGGGCAGTACGGCCACGCTGAGCAGCGCCGCCAGGGCCACGGCGCTCATGGCCCCGAAGGCCACGGACTTGAGGAAGGCCTGCGGGAAGATCAACAACCCAGACAGGGCCACCGCCACCATCGCCGCGGAGAACACCACCGTCTTGCCGGCCGTGGCCGTGGTGTTGCGCACTGCCTGGCGTACGGGCATGTCCTCCGCCATCTCCTCTCGGAACCGGGAGACCATAAACAGCCCGTAGTCGATGGCCAAGCCCAGGCCCAGCAGCGTGACCACGGACTGCGCAAAGACGTTGATCTGGGTGTACTGCGCCAGAATCGCCAGCACGCCCATCGACCCGCCGATGGACAGCACGCCCACCAGCAACGGCATGCAGGCCGCGATGAGCCCGCCGAACACGATGAGCAGCAGCAGCCCCACGGCGGGCAGTGCGAAAATTTCGGCGCGGTGGACGTCCTCCGTCATGCCCTGGTCCAGGCTGTCCGATACGGCGGTGGCGCCCGCAATCTCCACGGTGGCGCCGGGGACGGAAATGCTGCGCAACTCCGGTTCGATGGCCCGGTAGTTGTTCATCACGTCTTCCTTAACTCCGCGCATGCCCAGGGTCGCGAAGGCGGAGGAGCCGTCGGCCGAGGCCATCTGGCGTGGCCCGCCGTCGAAGAAGGACGTCACGGAGGCGATGTTGTCCGGGTGGGCGGCCTGCAGTTCGCGGAGTTGCCGGGTGATGGCGTCCCGAATTCGCGGGTCCATGGCCCCATTGGGCTTGCCGGTGGAGACCAACAGGATCACATCCCCCCGGCTATCACGGCCGAAGGTGTCCTCCTCGATCTGGGCGGCGCGGGTGGATTGGGAGTGCGGGTCGTCCCACCCCTCCTGGCTCATCCGCTGGCCCAACTGGGTGCCGAAGATGGCAAACAGCGCGACGATAGCGGCGATCACCACTATCGGGATTATTTTCCGCCAGCGAAAGGCGATATCGCCCCAAGCACTAAACACTGCTAAATTCGCCTCCTCTCAACATCCTGCCCTATGGGCGCTTTCTCCAAAGGTAGTCCCGAATAATGTGTTCTTTACTCAGGCCCTTGCCTTCGAATTTGGTGAGGACCTGCCGGTCCGTCAGCTGCGGCACCTCCGCCGGCCAGCCGAGGTACTCCAGTTGGGGTTCGCTGGCCACGAGCCCGTCGATCCATTCGGCGTAGTCCGCGTGATCCGTGGCGACGTGAAGCACGCCGCCGGGGCGCAGGCGGGTGGCGATGAGGTGCAGGGTCCCAGTTTGGATGATGCGGCGCTTGTGGTGGCGCGCTTTGGGCCAGGGATCCGGGAAGAAGATGCGCACCCCCGCCAGCGAGTTCGGCGCGAACATGCGGGCCAGAACCTCCACCCCATCGCCTTTGATCATCCGGATGTTAGTGATGCCCCCGCGCACCACCGCGCCGAGGAGCTTGGCCAGGCCCGGGCGGTAGATTTCCACAGCGACAACATTTTTCTCCGCCTCCAGGGGTGCCATGGCAGCGGTGGAGGTGCCGGTGCCGGAGCCGATTTCCACGATGGTGTCGGCTTCGCGCCCAAACCATTCTTGGAGGTCAACGACGCAGTCTTCGGTCTCGGGGAGGTCTGTGCCCAGGTGTGGCCAGTGCTCCTCCCACAGTCGCTGCTGGTTTTCGGTGAGGGTTCCGCGGCGGAAACTGAACCGACCCAGTCGCGGATAGTCGCGTCCGTCGTTAAACTTTGTTTGCAGTGGGCGCCCCGGGGGAGTGGCCGCCGAGTCTGCGGGGGGTTCCGCCGATGGGCTACCGGGGGTGGCGCTGTCAGTCGGCTCCGCTGGCTGGCCGCCGGGGGTAACGCCGTTGTCACTGTGATCCTTCACAGTGACTCATTGTGACATGGGGGAGTACAGGTGAAGACAATTGCCGTGATCGGGCCGGACGCCCATCTCGTGGAGAACATCGCCGCGCGCCTGGTGCGGTGCCGGGCGCTAGCCGGTGGGGGGCCGAAGGATCGGCCGGACGGGGTGGTCGCCGTCGCGCCAGGGTGGGAGGAGTCCGCGGGGGAGATCGTCTCGGCCGTGGTGGGCAACCAGGGCGGGGTGCTGGTGTACACGCCGGGGGAGTGGCCGGCCGGCCCGGGGGTGCATGTGTGCCCCGTGGAGCGCGACTTCCTCGACGAGGGCGACCTGGAGCAGTTGCAGGGCTGGGTGGATGAGCTGTGGGTCGATCGGGTGGCCTGGCAGGCCGGGGCCGCGCGGGCCGATGTGGAGCGCGCGGAGCGGGTGAAGATTTGGGTGCGGTTGCAGGCGCAGAGGGTGGCGTCCCAAATCATCGGAACGCCGCAATTGAACACGCCGACAGATGACGAACCAGCGCCGGAACGGCAGGCCGCGGGGTGGTCGGCGGGGGACGTGAGCAGCCATCGGGGCCGTGGTGAGGGGGATGCCGATGATGGGGTGGGGACGCCAATCCCTCGCGACACCCGAGAGTATGTCCATTGGGCCCATGAGCGATTCGTGTCCCGGATGAGGATTGCCGTGCTGCGGCAGGGAGTGTTGTTCCCGCATGTGGACGTGACTCCGCCGGACGTGGCGGGGATAGGGGAGCCGGGTGCTGGCGTTTCTGGGCGGGCCGGGGCGGCGCTGGTAGGGGCCGTGGGTGCGGTCGCGCTGGGGCTGGGAGTGGGACTCGGGGTCGGGCGCGTGCTTGGGGCGCCTGTGCCGGGGCTGGTGCTGGGGGTGATGCTGGGGCTGGCGGTCGTGGTGCTCCGCGGGCGCATGAGCAAGCGCGGGGCGGCGGAGGTTCACCGGGAGCGGGTGCATCGGGTTCTGCGGGAGCACTGGGCCGTGCTAGCGGGGGAGATCGTGGCGCGCATGCAGATTCCGCGCGTTGCGGCCGGGGATGTGGCGGAGGTGAGGCGTTAGTGCGGGGTGAGCGGGCGGTGACGGGTGACCACGACGGACAACGGGTGAGTGGGCGGTGACGGGTGACCACGACGGGCAACGAGTGAGCGGGAGATAACGGGGAGGAAGGCAAGACGTGATGGATGAGGCAATCGGGCTGGGTGGAGATTGGTGGGACGATCCGAGTGCTGGGCTTGGTTGTGCCGGGTTTGGCGGTGGCGCAGATTTCGGTGGGGATTTCGGTGGGGCAGGGGGTTTCGGTGAGGGCGTCCCTGATCTGCTGGACAAGATCGCCGGGCTCGCTGGGGAACGGCTGGAGATTGCCGACGGCAGCAGCGGAGGGCTCCTGTTCACGGTGGGCGGAGTGGAGTATCAGATCAGCGACTCCGCAGATGGGCAGACGGCGACTTTCGCCGACGACCGGGGCATAACAATCCTCAGCGACCTCGACGGCGATGGAAGGGTGGACTATGTATCCGATGTCACATTCGAGGGGCAGTGGAGCGCCTGGCGGTGGTCAGAGGGCCCCGAGGGTGGCCCGCACGATACCCCGCAGGATGAGTCGGCCCGGGGGTCCCGGCTAGGGTCCTGGGGCTCTCCGGATGCGTGGACTCGCCGCGTGAGCACTCACGATGAGCCCCCCGCCTCCCCCCAGTTGAGGTCCGGCCAGGAGGGCCAGGGGCAGCAGAGGGAGGCCCCCGGGGGCTTTCACCGCGACCCGGCTGGGGATGAGCTGGAGAACCCGGAGGGGGCTGGCGGCTCGGGTTCGGGGCAACACAGCTGGCAGGGGGACCTTTGGGAGTGTGTGGAAAGCGGCAGGTGGGGCTAATCTGAAACTGCTACTTAAAGCTTGTTCCCCATCACTGCTAACCGGGGCTAAAACCGTTTAGGGTGGGGATAAGAGTTACCCAACAGTGAGGGAGATTTAGATGACCATCCGAGGGCTTGTTGGCGAAACACCGACCGACAACCAAAACCTGCTCGAGTGGATTAGCGAGTCCGTGGAACTGTTCCAACCGGACTCCGTGGTCTTCTGCGACGGCTCCGACGAAGAGTGGGAGCGCCTGGCCGATCAACTGGTCGAGGCCGGCACCCTCGTCAAGCTCAACGAGGAGACCCAGCCAAACTCCTTCCTGGCCCGCAGTAACCCGGCCGATGTGGCCCGTGTGGAATCCCGCACCTTCATCTGTTCCAAGAGCGAAGAAGATGCCGGCCCCACGAACAACTGGATGGACCCGGAGAAGATGCGCGCCGAAATGCGTGAACATTTCTCCGGGTCTATGCGTGGGCGGACCATGTACGTGGTCCCCTTCTGCATGGGGCCCATTACGGATCCGGATCCGAAGCTGGGTGTGGAGCTCACGGACTCCCCCTACGTGGTCATGTCCATGCGCATCATGACCCGCATGGGTAAGGAAGCCCTGGACAAGATCGGCAAGGACGGCGAGTTTGTCCACGGCTGGCACTCCGTCGGAGCTCCGCTGGAGCCCGGGCAAGAGGACGTCCCCTGGCCCTGCAATGACACGAAGTACATCACCCACTTCCCCGAGGATCGGGAGATCTGGTCCT comes from Corynebacterium heidelbergense and encodes:
- a CDS encoding DUF3054 domain-containing protein is translated as MTMGPTPGHSQHHPTAGTSRTAAKAQNRTRPQRSAGSSAHHPAPGVALVADLIAVALFALMARIAHNSPEMPLSVLGWLNTAWPFMLGTLLGWGILWFSGARGRSGFDLSSAATIWAATLVTGLVIWGIGNHRIPHWSFIVVAGVMSALLLLGWRLGASLLRRNR
- a CDS encoding lysylphosphatidylglycerol synthase transmembrane domain-containing protein produces the protein MTRPSLRSRRVRIALALAVLAVLAFFARNHLHFISEGWAELRQADPRWLIPAVIAQALTMATQAEVMVVLLRSAGVKVRRWTANTLGLAANAWSASFPGGPALSAAMIFREQIKWGATPVIASWYMVISGALSGGGLAILALGSVYFLGLRVKPVTLAISIAVLILLAIATNWCARNPKTVEQWLLCRLRAINRWRRRPEDRWTAAVHGFADQLSAVDLPLPRLGLAINWSLWNWIFEIICLWACVMSIGGEPPVAGVVLSFIAAKVAGQAQVTPGGLGPVDLALTSSLVAFAALTSAQAFAAVIVFRMLSFVGLVAIGWLVFFATKLATPRVHEDNAEVGGVPKEKTTLSSN
- a CDS encoding MMPL family transporter, with protein sequence MFSAWGDIAFRWRKIIPIVVIAAIVALFAIFGTQLGQRMSQEGWDDPHSQSTRAAQIEEDTFGRDSRGDVILLVSTGKPNGAMDPRIRDAITRQLRELQAAHPDNIASVTSFFDGGPRQMASADGSSAFATLGMRGVKEDVMNNYRAIEPELRSISVPGATVEIAGATAVSDSLDQGMTEDVHRAEIFALPAVGLLLLIVFGGLIAACMPLLVGVLSIGGSMGVLAILAQYTQINVFAQSVVTLLGLGLAIDYGLFMVSRFREEMAEDMPVRQAVRNTTATAGKTVVFSAAMVAVALSGLLIFPQAFLKSVAFGAMSAVALAALLSVAVLPSIFALLGPNIDKGALRRRTPRTRDEVVNSRWGKIPTFAMRHARLVTLAVVAGLIALTLPIAGIKFGGINETYLPPKEPTRVAQAHFNETFPQFRTDPVKLVITGSQSAVGTVYQKANKVSGLTGPFQVSRPTKDGVTVLSAGIGERKDYERVVSDLENIRVDGTQVLVAGTPAMEVESLRAMVDKLPWMLAYIVAVSFVLMALIFGSLIIPAKAVIMNILGAGATLGMLTLLFVDGVGSGLFGYTAGPLMSPVLVLIVAIIFGLSTDYEVFLVSRMVEARAHGLSTDKSIRFGTATTGGIITAAALIMIVVCGAFGFSNIVMMKYIAFGMVIALILDATIIRMLLVPAVMHLLREDNWWAPQWVHRLSQKVGHNETLPVAIASGGRHEHTEGAVPFQELMERLGRRPELPPAPEPAALPAPDYDEERHHQ
- the trmB gene encoding tRNA (guanosine(46)-N7)-methyltransferase TrmB; translated protein: MQTKFNDGRDYPRLGRFSFRRGTLTENQQRLWEEHWPHLGTDLPETEDCVVDLQEWFGREADTIVEIGSGTGTSTAAMAPLEAEKNVVAVEIYRPGLAKLLGAVVRGGITNIRMIKGDGVEVLARMFAPNSLAGVRIFFPDPWPKARHHKRRIIQTGTLHLIATRLRPGGVLHVATDHADYAEWIDGLVASEPQLEYLGWPAEVPQLTDRQVLTKFEGKGLSKEHIIRDYLWRKRP
- a CDS encoding DUF6802 family protein; the protein is MDEAIGLGGDWWDDPSAGLGCAGFGGGADFGGDFGGAGGFGEGVPDLLDKIAGLAGERLEIADGSSGGLLFTVGGVEYQISDSADGQTATFADDRGITILSDLDGDGRVDYVSDVTFEGQWSAWRWSEGPEGGPHDTPQDESARGSRLGSWGSPDAWTRRVSTHDEPPASPQLRSGQEGQGQQREAPGGFHRDPAGDELENPEGAGGSGSGQHSWQGDLWECVESGRWG